Within the Nitrospiraceae bacterium genome, the region CGGATTTTTGGCCACCATCTGTCGGAATGCGTCCAGGTCCATCGTGACGCTCGGAGGAATAATGATGGCATGATAGCATCGGAGAGAATTGGAGAGCCAGCCCTGGGCGGCTCGAACTCCAACCGGAGGGTCTTGATTGTTCGACAAAAAGAGAAGGGTTATTGTGAGGAGGCAGGCGGACTTGTCGATACGGGATGTACATCTGTGCCTGAGCGTCGAGCCCCCACAGAGACTGTGTGGATGGTGGTTTCTGATGGCGGCGAACTATCAGCAAGATACAGAGGAGCGTCGCGAACGAGTTGATCCAACAATGAAGTAAGGCAGGTATCCGTCACCTGCCCTTTCAATTCCTCGATGACGTGCGGGCTCGCACCGAAAAGGTAGTAGTGCGCACTGCCGGAGGAGGAAGCGGTGTATTGCTTGGTCTGGCCGTCCCATCGCTCCGCTTCGAGAACCATCTCTGTGCCGTAGTCATAGTCGAACCAAATCACGGGTGACAGGAGAAACATCGATGCGCCAATGACAAACCCACTCCACGCTGTCTCGCCGGGATGAGGGTCGATGTGAGTGTTCATAGTCAGTCGAACCGTCACACGGGGCTCGTGGGATGCTGGTTGCTCGTAGCCCGACTGAAAATACTGCGAAAAGAGGCGTGTGGATTCGAGGGCACCGAGCACCTGTCGTTCAAGAGCTGGCGGAATGGCCACGGGTGCGCCGTTTTGTGTGATATGGATTGTCTCAAGGAGCAGAGGCACGCGTAGATTACTGGAGATTGTGGTCTGTGACGGAGACAACGGAGTTGCCTGGTCGGACAGTTCAATCCAATGGGAGCAACCGCTTGCCAACACAATGATGAGGCCAGCAACGCTCTGTCTCAAAAATTGTGAGTGTCGAGTGGTCACGCTATGCCTCACCTAGAAAAAGTAGGAAAATCCGCCAAATGGAAGGCTGGAGTTGATTCCATAGTTTGGGTAACTCGTACCGGCATTGGAGAAGTGTTGAAAGCGATAGCCGACGTTGATCGAGGCCTGTGACGTAACGAAAAACGAAATTCCAACGCCAGCGGTTAAGATAAAGTTTAGTTCAGAGGATTCTTCAGGGATCTTGTTGCCGAGATCAGTCCAGAAGGGGCCTCCCGCAAATTCGACATAGGGGCGGATTCGGTTATCTGCTACGAACGTGTACTTGATCTTCGGATTAAATCCGACACCGTGCGTGAGAACCGGCTCCTGAAATTGGATATACACCACCTCGGCGCCGATCGAGACTTGACCGCGATACCAACTGTCACCGATGGGATCGGTCAGCGTGATCATCCAGGAAGGCATGAAAGCGGGACCTTGCTGCTTTGTCACGTGATGTTTGGTCAATCGCTCGGGAAGAAGATAGCCGGCCGAGAGACCGACCTCTTGCGTGCCTATGGTGATCTCAGGAACCGGGTCGGCGGCATGAACTGACGTGGCGAGTAC harbors:
- a CDS encoding acyloxyacyl hydrolase, giving the protein MAVLATSVHAADPVPEITIGTQEVGLSAGYLLPERLTKHHVTKQQGPAFMPSWMITLTDPIGDSWYRGQVSIGAEVVYIQFQEPVLTHGVGFNPKIKYTFVADNRIRPYVEFAGGPFWTDLGNKIPEESSELNFILTAGVGISFFVTSQASINVGYRFQHFSNAGTSYPNYGINSSLPFGGFSYFF